A region of Paractinoplanes abujensis DNA encodes the following proteins:
- a CDS encoding VanZ family protein yields MLDAGIIGNVVAQPGLLAVLGLTVLLAWPLGRLLGRGPFGTALIVLVGAVLAATTTTRTPYYSLDGIEVYLRAFAHPADLLHGFASSPEKLANIGLFAPPATLAALLWRRPALIVTAAASLSFLIEAWQAFIGRGGDPVDVVHNTAGALLGACAGVALLTFRNRRTLAPIE; encoded by the coding sequence ATGCTGGACGCGGGGATCATCGGGAACGTCGTCGCCCAGCCCGGACTGCTGGCCGTCCTGGGCCTCACCGTCCTGCTCGCCTGGCCACTCGGCCGCCTGCTCGGCCGGGGCCCGTTCGGCACCGCGCTCATCGTCCTGGTGGGCGCGGTGCTGGCCGCAACCACGACGACGCGGACGCCGTACTACTCGCTCGACGGCATCGAGGTGTATCTGCGGGCCTTCGCCCACCCGGCCGACCTGCTGCACGGCTTCGCGAGCAGCCCCGAGAAACTGGCCAACATCGGCCTGTTCGCCCCACCCGCCACCCTCGCGGCGCTGCTGTGGCGACGTCCGGCCCTGATCGTGACCGCGGCCGCTTCGCTCAGCTTCCTGATCGAGGCCTGGCAGGCCTTCATCGGCCGCGGTGGCGATCCCGTCGACGTCGTCCACAACACAGCCGGCGCCCTGCTCGGCGCCTGCGCCGGCGTCGCCCTGCTCACCTTCCGCAACAGGCGGACCTTGGCGCCGATCGAGTGA
- a CDS encoding tetratricopeptide repeat protein: MPDPSGARDLDDLAAALRALKVSAGNPSFDEITKRVNAAWTAAGRPPGELARRGTVVDCFHDGRRRVNNDLVLAVVRALHDDAGYVAQWHQVLGVVLAEVAAAGQVRCRDHLPDDLTGFTGRAGELARLRETLEPRRGAAVVVTIEGMAGVGKTRLAVHAGHLLHTERPFDQVFFADLRGFHPDPAQPPVDPSAVLDGFLRLLAVPAQRIPYEREARTALFRARLAGRRALVVLDNAVDLDQVGSLLPAGSDTTTLITSRRRIAVPAAVHLTLGSYSTEEAVAYLTRAAPDVPAGPDPQAAARIAERCGLLPLALALVAGHVRTATGAWTLTDHADRLDRQHAGQRMNAGLEVAFDLSYQDLPEQQRSLLRRCALHPGAEFDAHAAAALLDTTPGAASGLLEALHAEHLVVPAGGGRYTLHDLVRTFAANQAEDEEPPSVLRAASDRLGDYYLAAASTAMDALHPAYAELRPRVDVPGVHVPDVSGADTALAWLDAERPALVALAAHAVAAGRLTYVTELAGTLARYLNTHPDDGLTVHRHALRAAQRMNDLAGQAEALANLGNFLGQLGRYRSAGEHLQRALTVFRRAGDPRGEGRALANLGVVESRLGNYERAMERFVEALALYRRIGYQLGEAAMLNNIGDTEIQLGRYDDAEAHLTAALEHHHRLADSEGIAWVRETMAMLHTRRGCPQRALGEHEQALILFRRAGDRQGEAWALNGMGEIATDRQPHEAVDRHVSALAAATEIGDVDQQARAQAGLGHAYRTLGDAPAARRHLQLAVTLYTELGAPEAGAVQEQLAALAPARN; the protein is encoded by the coding sequence GTGCCCGATCCGAGCGGCGCACGCGACCTTGACGACCTGGCCGCGGCGTTGCGGGCGTTGAAGGTGAGCGCGGGTAATCCGTCGTTCGACGAGATCACCAAGCGGGTCAACGCGGCCTGGACGGCCGCCGGGCGGCCGCCCGGGGAGCTGGCCCGGCGCGGAACCGTGGTGGACTGCTTCCACGACGGGCGCCGCCGCGTCAACAACGACCTCGTGCTGGCCGTGGTGCGGGCCCTGCACGACGACGCGGGATACGTGGCGCAGTGGCACCAGGTGCTCGGGGTGGTGCTGGCCGAGGTGGCCGCCGCGGGTCAGGTGCGCTGCCGGGACCATCTGCCGGACGACCTGACCGGGTTCACCGGGCGGGCCGGCGAGCTGGCCCGGCTGCGGGAGACGCTTGAGCCTCGCCGCGGGGCGGCGGTGGTCGTGACGATCGAGGGGATGGCCGGGGTCGGCAAGACGCGGCTGGCCGTGCACGCCGGGCATCTTCTGCACACCGAGCGGCCGTTCGATCAGGTGTTCTTCGCCGATCTGCGCGGCTTCCACCCCGATCCGGCGCAGCCACCGGTCGACCCGTCGGCGGTCCTCGACGGGTTCCTCCGGTTGCTGGCCGTTCCTGCGCAGCGCATCCCGTACGAGCGTGAGGCGAGGACGGCCCTGTTCCGCGCGCGGCTGGCCGGGCGGCGGGCCCTGGTCGTGCTGGACAACGCCGTCGATCTCGATCAAGTGGGGTCGCTGCTCCCGGCCGGTTCGGACACGACGACGCTGATCACCAGCCGGCGCCGGATCGCCGTGCCGGCCGCCGTCCACCTGACTCTGGGGTCGTACAGCACGGAAGAAGCCGTCGCGTATCTGACCCGGGCCGCCCCCGACGTGCCGGCCGGCCCCGACCCGCAGGCAGCCGCCCGGATCGCCGAGCGGTGCGGTCTGCTGCCGCTAGCCCTCGCGTTGGTCGCCGGGCATGTCCGCACGGCCACCGGCGCCTGGACCTTGACCGATCACGCCGACCGGCTCGATCGCCAGCACGCGGGGCAGCGCATGAACGCCGGTCTGGAAGTGGCGTTCGACCTGTCCTACCAGGATCTTCCCGAGCAGCAGCGCAGCCTGCTCCGGCGGTGCGCGCTGCATCCGGGTGCGGAGTTCGACGCCCATGCCGCGGCGGCGCTGCTCGACACCACTCCCGGCGCAGCGTCCGGCCTGCTCGAGGCGCTGCACGCCGAACACCTGGTCGTGCCGGCCGGTGGCGGCCGATACACACTGCACGACCTGGTCCGCACCTTCGCGGCGAACCAGGCTGAGGACGAGGAACCGCCGTCGGTCCTGCGGGCCGCGTCCGACCGGTTGGGTGACTACTACCTGGCTGCGGCGTCAACCGCCATGGACGCGCTGCACCCGGCGTACGCGGAGCTGCGTCCGCGGGTTGACGTGCCGGGTGTCCACGTGCCCGACGTGTCCGGTGCGGACACCGCGCTGGCCTGGCTCGACGCCGAGCGTCCGGCCCTGGTGGCGCTGGCCGCGCACGCCGTGGCGGCCGGCCGCCTGACGTACGTGACAGAACTGGCCGGCACGCTGGCGCGCTACCTCAACACGCACCCGGATGACGGCCTCACCGTGCACCGGCACGCCCTGCGTGCCGCCCAGCGCATGAACGACCTCGCCGGGCAGGCCGAGGCATTGGCCAACCTGGGCAACTTCCTCGGTCAGCTCGGCCGGTACCGGTCCGCGGGCGAACATCTGCAGCGGGCCCTGACAGTCTTCCGGCGGGCCGGCGACCCCCGAGGCGAAGGCCGCGCGCTGGCGAATCTCGGCGTCGTCGAGTCCCGGCTCGGCAACTACGAGAGGGCGATGGAGCGTTTCGTCGAGGCCTTGGCCCTCTACCGCCGCATCGGCTACCAGCTGGGCGAGGCCGCCATGCTGAACAACATCGGCGACACGGAGATCCAACTCGGCCGGTACGACGATGCGGAAGCCCACCTGACGGCGGCTCTTGAGCACCATCATCGGCTGGCCGATTCCGAGGGCATCGCCTGGGTGCGAGAGACCATGGCGATGCTGCACACGCGCCGCGGCTGCCCTCAGCGCGCCCTGGGGGAGCACGAGCAGGCCCTCATCCTCTTCCGGCGCGCCGGTGACCGGCAAGGTGAGGCGTGGGCGCTCAACGGCATGGGCGAGATCGCCACCGACCGGCAACCCCACGAGGCGGTGGACCGGCACGTGTCCGCGCTCGCCGCGGCGACCGAGATCGGTGACGTGGACCAGCAGGCCCGAGCTCAGGCGGGGCTCGGCCACGCCTACCGAACCCTCGGCGACGCCCCGGCGGCCCGGCGGCACCTGCAGCTCGCGGTCACGCTGTACACCGAGCTCGGTGCCCCGGAAGCCGGCGCGGTCCAGGAGCAACTCGCCGCCCTGGCGCCCGCGCGGAATTAG
- a CDS encoding RNA polymerase sigma factor, with protein sequence MDREGEFRRIYDAHRDAVHAYFTARTGDRWQAADLMQETFLRAWRRFPQLTGLSADGQRAWLFTVARNLSIDEHRQTRTRAAAVRPEPPDVAEPASTSVIAAERVAVVAEAIKRLPEQQRVTLTLAAAGGLTSAEIATALGVPAGTVRYRLSLARRTLAAALTIYDDLEQP encoded by the coding sequence ATGGACCGCGAGGGTGAGTTCCGCCGGATCTACGACGCGCACCGCGACGCCGTCCACGCCTATTTCACCGCGCGCACCGGCGACCGCTGGCAGGCCGCCGACCTCATGCAGGAGACCTTCCTGCGGGCGTGGCGCCGTTTCCCGCAGCTGACCGGGCTCTCCGCCGACGGGCAGCGGGCCTGGCTGTTCACTGTCGCGCGCAACCTCTCGATCGACGAGCACCGGCAGACCCGGACGCGGGCCGCCGCTGTTCGCCCCGAGCCGCCGGACGTGGCCGAGCCGGCGAGCACCTCCGTGATCGCCGCGGAACGGGTCGCCGTCGTGGCCGAAGCCATCAAACGCCTGCCCGAACAGCAACGGGTCACCCTCACCCTGGCCGCGGCCGGCGGGCTGACCAGCGCGGAGATAGCCACCGCGCTGGGCGTCCCGGCCGGCACGGTCCGCTACCGCCTGTCCCTGGCCCGCCGCACCCTGGCTGCGGCCCTGACCATCTACGACGACCTGGAGCAGCCATGA
- a CDS encoding SDR family oxidoreductase — MTERRIAVVTGGTAGVGRAVVRELAGNGWDVAVLARGHAGLDAATDDVAAAGGRALGIETDVARLDQVRRAATRVEQELGPIDLWVNDAFSGDLRYFWEIPEDEYRRITDVTYLGQVHGTRAALEHMRPRDRGVIVQIGSALSFRGIPLQSAYCGAKHAVKGFTESVIAELKHTGSNVRISMLQLPGLNTVQFDWNASDYDQHPQPVPPIFQPEVAARAVRFLADHPRRTMWVGFSTAKTILGNRIAPGFLDWYLARKVVQGQLTDQPGPRHGSNVFEPKDDTADRGAHGMFDAEAKSRDGWSWASMHRVALTGAALGAAAGAAVLGYRSRR, encoded by the coding sequence GTGACAGAGCGCCGAATTGCCGTGGTGACCGGGGGAACCGCCGGAGTGGGCCGGGCCGTGGTCCGTGAGCTGGCCGGGAACGGCTGGGATGTGGCGGTGCTGGCCCGCGGCCACGCCGGGCTGGACGCGGCCACCGACGACGTGGCGGCCGCGGGCGGGCGGGCCCTGGGCATCGAGACCGACGTGGCCCGCCTCGACCAGGTGCGCCGGGCCGCCACCCGCGTCGAGCAGGAACTGGGACCGATCGACCTGTGGGTCAACGACGCGTTCTCGGGCGACCTGCGCTACTTCTGGGAGATCCCCGAGGACGAATACCGCCGGATCACCGACGTGACCTATCTGGGCCAGGTGCACGGCACCCGGGCCGCCCTGGAGCACATGCGCCCCCGCGACCGCGGCGTGATCGTGCAGATCGGCAGCGCGTTGTCGTTCCGCGGCATCCCGCTGCAGTCGGCCTACTGCGGGGCCAAGCACGCGGTCAAGGGCTTCACCGAGAGCGTGATCGCCGAGCTCAAGCACACCGGCAGCAACGTGCGGATCAGCATGCTGCAGCTGCCCGGCCTCAACACGGTGCAGTTCGACTGGAACGCCAGCGACTACGACCAGCACCCCCAGCCGGTGCCGCCGATCTTCCAGCCCGAGGTGGCCGCCCGCGCCGTACGTTTCCTGGCCGACCACCCGCGCCGCACGATGTGGGTCGGCTTCTCCACGGCCAAGACCATCCTGGGCAACCGGATCGCGCCCGGCTTCCTCGACTGGTACCTGGCCCGCAAGGTCGTGCAGGGCCAGCTCACCGACCAGCCCGGACCCCGCCACGGCAGCAACGTCTTCGAGCCCAAGGACGACACCGCCGACCGCGGCGCCCACGGCATGTTCGACGCCGAGGCCAAGTCGCGCGACGGCTGGTCCTGGGCCTCGATGCACCGCGTGGCGCTGACCGGAGCCGCCCTGGGCGCCGCCGCGGGCGCGGCCGTGCTGGGCTACCGGAGCCGCCGCTAG
- a CDS encoding MFS transporter, whose protein sequence is METGYRAGEAGYRRVCLALFAAGVATFAALYSTQALLPELATAFDVTPAQSSWSLSAATIGLGATLLITGSLSERIGRTRLIHLSLTLSALVGLACAAAPGWPALLVLRLLQGVALAGLPAVATAYLREELDPGVQARVAGLYIGGTALGGMSGRLVTGALSDAYGWRVALAAVAVLGLLCAALAAVLLPRSRNFVPSPPTFVSRRALTDPALLSLYAIGACSMGAFMAVCNAMGFRLTADFGLGVGAAGAVFLVYPVGSLSSTFSGRLADRYGRRAVMPFGCLLTAAGLLLTLAGALPVVVTGLAVMTAGFFCVHGVASGWVPVRAHAAGVAPAQAASFYLFAYYAGSSVLGSLAGVAWSAGAWPAVVLLSALFVSAGGYLALHLRRVPVLTRTNEVRPAG, encoded by the coding sequence ATGGAAACCGGATATCGGGCCGGGGAGGCGGGCTACCGCCGGGTCTGCCTGGCCCTGTTCGCGGCGGGCGTGGCCACCTTCGCCGCCCTCTACAGCACGCAGGCGCTGCTGCCCGAGCTGGCGACCGCCTTCGACGTCACCCCGGCGCAAAGCTCGTGGTCGCTGTCCGCGGCCACGATCGGCCTCGGCGCCACGCTGCTGATCACCGGGTCGTTGTCCGAGCGGATCGGCCGTACGCGTCTGATTCACCTGTCCTTGACCTTGTCGGCGCTGGTCGGCCTGGCCTGCGCGGCCGCGCCCGGCTGGCCTGCCCTGCTCGTCCTGCGCTTGCTGCAGGGTGTCGCGCTGGCCGGGCTGCCCGCCGTGGCCACCGCCTACCTGCGTGAGGAACTCGATCCCGGCGTCCAGGCCCGCGTGGCCGGTCTCTACATCGGCGGCACCGCGCTCGGCGGCATGTCCGGGCGCCTCGTCACCGGCGCGCTGTCGGACGCGTACGGGTGGCGGGTTGCCCTGGCGGCTGTCGCCGTGCTCGGGCTGCTCTGCGCCGCGCTCGCCGCCGTGCTGCTGCCCCGCTCGCGCAACTTCGTGCCGAGCCCGCCCACATTCGTCAGCCGCCGGGCGCTCACCGACCCCGCGCTGCTGAGCCTGTACGCGATCGGGGCCTGTTCGATGGGCGCCTTCATGGCCGTCTGCAACGCCATGGGTTTCCGCCTGACCGCCGACTTCGGCCTGGGCGTGGGGGCGGCCGGGGCCGTCTTCCTGGTGTACCCGGTCGGCTCGCTCAGCTCGACGTTCTCCGGGCGGCTGGCCGACCGGTACGGGCGCCGCGCCGTCATGCCGTTCGGCTGCCTGCTGACCGCGGCCGGTCTGCTGCTCACCCTGGCCGGTGCGCTGCCCGTCGTGGTGACTGGGCTGGCCGTGATGACCGCCGGGTTCTTCTGCGTCCACGGCGTAGCCAGCGGCTGGGTCCCGGTGCGGGCCCACGCCGCCGGCGTCGCCCCGGCCCAGGCGGCGTCGTTCTACCTGTTCGCCTACTACGCCGGGTCGTCGGTGCTGGGCAGCCTGGCCGGCGTCGCGTGGTCGGCGGGCGCGTGGCCCGCCGTGGTGCTGCTGTCCGCCCTGTTCGTGTCGGCCGGTGGCTACCTCGCCCTTCACCTGCGCCGGGTCCCCGTCCTGACCCGGACGAATGAGGTCCGCCCGGCTGGGTAA
- a CDS encoding LysR family transcriptional regulator, which produces MQIEDLRALLALGEHEHVTEAAAALGTTQPTLSRLLARVEGELGARLFERDARGAHPNPYGEMVLTAARDIVGRHDRLRRDLAGLLDPESGTVRLAFLDSMATSLVPKILRAVRRQAPHLRVELRQEPAHEIMRDVDSGTAELALVSPQPEGPYGWLPLQRQGLSLIVPPGHRLAARRRARLADVAGQDLITVPAGFGFRRLVDDLFAAAGVTVRIVLEIGDLATVEGLVGAGLGVAVVPDQFVGATGTHGLPVTAPGAERVVGLTWRSDRRLTPGADRFRALVDQSGPF; this is translated from the coding sequence GTGCAGATCGAGGATCTCCGGGCCCTGCTGGCGCTGGGTGAGCACGAACACGTCACCGAGGCGGCGGCCGCGCTCGGCACGACTCAGCCCACGTTGTCCCGGCTGCTGGCCCGGGTGGAGGGCGAACTGGGGGCGCGGCTGTTCGAGCGCGACGCCCGCGGCGCGCATCCCAACCCGTACGGGGAAATGGTTTTGACCGCGGCCCGTGACATCGTCGGTCGTCACGATCGGCTGCGGCGTGACCTCGCGGGGCTGCTCGACCCCGAATCGGGCACCGTCCGGCTCGCGTTCCTCGACTCGATGGCGACGTCCCTGGTGCCGAAAATCCTGCGCGCCGTACGGCGGCAGGCCCCGCACCTGCGCGTCGAGCTACGGCAGGAGCCGGCCCACGAGATCATGCGCGACGTCGACTCCGGCACGGCCGAGCTGGCTCTGGTGTCCCCGCAACCCGAAGGTCCGTACGGGTGGCTGCCCCTGCAGCGGCAAGGCCTGTCACTGATCGTGCCCCCAGGCCACCGCCTGGCTGCTCGCCGTCGCGCCCGGCTGGCCGACGTCGCCGGCCAGGATCTGATCACCGTTCCGGCCGGTTTCGGGTTCCGCCGGCTGGTCGACGACCTGTTCGCGGCGGCCGGCGTGACCGTGCGCATCGTGCTCGAGATCGGCGACCTGGCCACGGTCGAGGGGCTGGTCGGGGCGGGCCTGGGGGTGGCGGTGGTCCCCGACCAGTTCGTCGGCGCCACCGGCACGCACGGCCTGCCCGTCACGGCCCCCGGCGCCGAGCGTGTCGTCGGCCTGACCTGGCGCTCGGACCGGCGGCTGACGCCCGGCGCCGACCGCTTCCGGGCGCTGGTCGACCAGTCAGGCCCGTTCTAG
- a CDS encoding NAD(P)/FAD-dependent oxidoreductase translates to MDVVVVGAGIAGLSCARALADGGARVRVVERGRVVGGRLASKRYDGRYADIGAAYLVADDPDFAAQVAGWETTGLARPWTDTFRVYPGGRDATGPVRWAAPGGLRSLAADLAAGLDVRLSAPLDAVPADADAVVLAMPGPQALRLAPPPGIAAAAKAQAWRAVIAAVLRYPVREWNDLRGAFVNDHPVLATICDDGDRRGDGAPVLVAHSTPELAGRYLDAPEAAGPILAGAVGEVLGLSAQPEVHVHRWAFAQPEGGDDPYAVDGRVWLCGDAFGRPRVQTAWLSGRAVAHALLG, encoded by the coding sequence ATGGACGTTGTCGTGGTCGGTGCAGGGATCGCCGGGCTGTCGTGTGCGCGCGCGTTGGCGGACGGCGGAGCCCGCGTGCGCGTCGTCGAGCGGGGCCGGGTCGTGGGCGGCCGGCTGGCCAGCAAGCGCTACGACGGCCGGTACGCCGATATCGGGGCCGCGTACCTGGTCGCCGACGACCCGGATTTCGCCGCGCAGGTCGCCGGGTGGGAGACCACCGGCCTGGCCCGGCCGTGGACCGACACCTTCCGGGTCTACCCGGGCGGCCGCGACGCCACCGGCCCGGTCCGCTGGGCGGCTCCCGGCGGTCTGCGCTCGCTGGCGGCCGACCTCGCCGCCGGGCTCGACGTGCGCCTGTCGGCCCCGCTCGACGCGGTGCCGGCGGACGCCGACGCGGTGGTGCTCGCCATGCCCGGCCCTCAGGCTCTGCGACTGGCCCCGCCGCCGGGGATCGCCGCGGCCGCGAAGGCGCAGGCCTGGCGTGCGGTGATCGCAGCCGTCCTCCGCTACCCGGTGCGCGAATGGAACGATCTGCGGGGCGCCTTCGTCAACGACCATCCCGTGCTCGCCACGATCTGCGACGACGGTGACCGGCGGGGCGACGGCGCCCCGGTTCTGGTCGCCCACTCGACCCCGGAGCTGGCCGGCCGCTACCTCGACGCTCCGGAGGCCGCCGGGCCGATCCTGGCCGGGGCCGTGGGCGAGGTGCTCGGCCTCTCCGCCCAGCCCGAGGTGCACGTGCACCGCTGGGCTTTCGCCCAGCCCGAGGGCGGCGACGACCCGTACGCCGTGGACGGCCGGGTCTGGCTCTGCGGTGACGCGTTCGGTCGTCCGCGGGTCCAGACCGCCTGGCTTTCCGGCCGCGCCGTGGCCCACGCCCTCCTCGGCTAG
- a CDS encoding MFS transporter has translation MVARPVAESGPLAPLRYGPFRLLAAGRMISMLGNAVAPIALAFAVLDLTGSAGDLGLVVGARSLTNVVFLLLGGVIADRLPRHLVMVGSSVVAALTQAAVAATVLTGTATVPVLMVLSAVNGLAWALAWPAVSALLPQTVPEAIRKQANAINRIGGNTAMILGAPAGGILVATVGPGWGLAADAVSFALSGLCFALIRVPVLSVRKPSVLAGLRDGWSEFTSRTWLWVVVLGFMFLNAAWAAAIGVLGPVVADDTIGRRAWGFVLAAQTAGMIAGALLAIRLNVRRLLAFGVVAVGGQALLPAGLGLAPALWVLMVCAFAGGVAFDQFGIAWETTMQEYVPAGKLARVYSYDMLGSLVAIPIGQVVAGPAAHALGARTALLIAAGVIVLAVAGMLTSRDVRTLEHRPGRG, from the coding sequence ATGGTCGCACGCCCCGTCGCCGAGTCCGGTCCCCTCGCTCCGCTGCGCTACGGGCCGTTCCGCCTGCTCGCCGCGGGCCGCATGATCTCGATGCTGGGCAACGCCGTCGCCCCGATCGCGCTGGCCTTCGCCGTGCTCGACCTGACCGGCTCGGCCGGTGACCTCGGCCTGGTGGTCGGCGCCCGCTCACTCACCAACGTCGTGTTCCTGCTGCTGGGCGGGGTGATCGCCGACCGGTTGCCACGCCACCTGGTGATGGTCGGCTCGAGCGTCGTCGCCGCGCTCACCCAGGCCGCGGTGGCCGCCACCGTGCTGACCGGCACGGCCACCGTGCCCGTGCTGATGGTGTTGTCGGCGGTCAACGGCCTGGCCTGGGCGCTGGCCTGGCCCGCCGTCTCCGCGCTGCTGCCGCAGACCGTGCCCGAGGCCATCCGCAAGCAGGCCAACGCGATCAACCGGATCGGCGGCAACACCGCGATGATCCTCGGCGCCCCGGCCGGCGGCATCCTGGTCGCCACGGTCGGCCCCGGCTGGGGACTGGCCGCCGACGCGGTCTCGTTCGCGCTCAGCGGCCTGTGTTTCGCCCTCATCAGAGTGCCGGTTCTCTCCGTACGGAAACCGAGTGTGCTGGCCGGGCTGCGCGACGGCTGGAGCGAGTTCACCTCCCGCACGTGGCTGTGGGTGGTGGTGCTCGGCTTCATGTTCCTCAACGCGGCCTGGGCGGCCGCCATCGGCGTGCTGGGCCCGGTGGTCGCCGACGACACCATCGGCCGCCGCGCGTGGGGCTTCGTGCTGGCCGCCCAGACCGCGGGCATGATCGCCGGTGCGCTGCTGGCCATCCGGCTGAACGTGCGCCGGCTGCTGGCCTTCGGCGTCGTCGCGGTGGGCGGCCAGGCGCTGCTGCCGGCCGGGCTGGGCCTGGCCCCGGCGCTGTGGGTGCTGATGGTGTGCGCGTTCGCCGGCGGGGTGGCGTTCGACCAGTTCGGCATCGCGTGGGAGACGACGATGCAGGAGTACGTGCCGGCCGGCAAACTGGCCCGGGTCTACTCGTACGACATGCTCGGCTCGCTCGTCGCCATCCCGATCGGCCAGGTCGTCGCGGGCCCCGCCGCGCACGCCCTGGGCGCCCGGACGGCGCTGCTGATCGCCGCGGGCGTGATCGTGCTGGCCGTGGCGGGCATGCTGACGAGCCGCGACGTCCGCACCTTGGAACACCGTCCGGGCCGGGGTTGA
- a CDS encoding pyridoxamine 5'-phosphate oxidase family protein, whose amino-acid sequence MKVHERIDGRLRSFIEAQPMFFVATAPTGPGGHVNVSPKGMSGTFLVLDELRVAYLDYHGSGAETMAHLRENGRITIMFCSFQGAPNIVRLHGRGRSVPLTDPEFPDLLGLFPEPPDTHGVRSVIDIAVERVSDSCGYSVPLMSYEGDRDVLLRWTERRSDADLADYRRKKNETSIDGLPAFNSAT is encoded by the coding sequence ATGAAGGTACATGAACGCATCGATGGACGTCTGCGTAGCTTCATCGAGGCGCAGCCGATGTTCTTCGTGGCCACCGCGCCCACCGGGCCGGGCGGGCACGTCAACGTCTCACCCAAGGGCATGTCCGGCACGTTCCTGGTGCTCGACGAGCTGCGGGTCGCCTACCTCGACTATCACGGCAGCGGCGCCGAGACGATGGCCCACCTGCGGGAGAACGGGCGCATCACGATCATGTTCTGCTCGTTCCAGGGCGCGCCCAACATCGTCCGGCTGCACGGCCGGGGACGGTCGGTGCCGCTCACCGACCCCGAGTTCCCCGACCTGCTCGGCCTGTTCCCGGAGCCGCCCGACACCCACGGCGTACGGTCGGTCATCGACATCGCGGTCGAGCGGGTGAGCGACTCCTGCGGCTATTCGGTGCCGCTCATGTCGTACGAGGGTGACCGCGACGTGCTGCTGCGCTGGACCGAGCGCCGCTCCGACGCCGACCTGGCCGACTATCGCCGTAAGAAGAACGAGACCAGCATCGACGGGCTGCCCGCGTTCAACTCAGCAACCTGA
- a CDS encoding ferredoxin: MKVALERDWCIGAGNCALTAPAVFDQDPDDAVVVLLDESPPETERAAVEQAIGRCPAAVIRLLS; this comes from the coding sequence GTGAAGGTCGCCCTGGAGCGGGACTGGTGCATCGGCGCCGGGAACTGCGCGCTGACCGCACCCGCCGTCTTCGACCAGGACCCCGACGACGCGGTCGTGGTGCTGCTCGACGAGTCGCCGCCGGAGACCGAACGCGCGGCCGTCGAGCAGGCGATCGGCCGCTGCCCGGCCGCCGTGATCAGGTTGCTGAGTTGA
- a CDS encoding cytochrome P450 — translation MLLPVPEEEVRPFDPPPVYAELRKGPQVVRVACPTGIDAWLVSDYAGVREVLGDGRRFSTRPGQAAHVLSGFGAGDGEPVEGSFAQTDGPEHIRIRRNFAPQVSHARRLAELRPMVERITDEAITRMLASPQPYLLHSQFSTAITTAVIAELIGVPPDRHHLLHDAATALFTTSTKPGELRTALEPLWRYLYELIATRRARPGDDVLSRMIELSADSDRPLTDAELTAMNGALLIAGFDTTASMITYGLVCLWNTPGQWERLCAEPGLAVTATEELVRYLAAGTGLLRQAVEDTQVHGQPIRAGDYVVVALQSGNRDPGLHADGDTFDVARKPGPHLGFGHGAHACVGQQIARLELTAVLRALARRVPALHPAVPLEQLEWKKDSVVRGPVELPVRWS, via the coding sequence ATGTTGCTGCCGGTGCCCGAGGAAGAAGTGCGGCCGTTCGATCCGCCGCCCGTGTACGCCGAGTTGCGCAAGGGGCCGCAAGTCGTGCGGGTGGCCTGCCCGACCGGCATCGACGCGTGGCTGGTCTCCGACTACGCGGGCGTGCGCGAGGTGCTCGGCGACGGCCGCCGCTTCTCGACCCGGCCGGGTCAGGCCGCCCACGTGCTGAGCGGGTTCGGGGCGGGTGACGGCGAACCGGTCGAGGGCAGCTTCGCCCAGACCGACGGCCCCGAGCACATCCGGATCCGGCGGAACTTCGCACCGCAGGTGTCGCACGCGCGCCGGCTGGCCGAGCTGCGGCCGATGGTCGAGCGGATCACCGACGAGGCGATCACCCGGATGCTCGCGTCGCCGCAGCCGTACCTGCTGCACAGCCAGTTCTCCACCGCGATCACCACCGCCGTGATCGCCGAGCTGATCGGCGTGCCGCCCGACCGCCATCACCTGCTGCACGACGCGGCCACGGCGTTGTTCACAACCTCCACCAAGCCGGGCGAGTTGCGGACCGCGCTGGAGCCGCTGTGGCGCTACCTGTACGAACTGATCGCCACGCGCCGTGCCCGGCCCGGTGACGACGTGCTCAGCCGCATGATCGAGCTGAGCGCGGACAGCGACCGCCCGCTGACCGACGCCGAACTGACCGCCATGAACGGTGCTCTGCTGATCGCCGGGTTCGACACCACAGCGTCCATGATCACGTACGGGCTGGTCTGTCTCTGGAACACCCCGGGGCAGTGGGAACGGTTGTGCGCCGAGCCCGGCCTGGCCGTGACCGCGACCGAGGAGCTGGTGCGCTATCTGGCCGCGGGCACCGGGCTGCTGCGTCAGGCGGTCGAGGACACGCAGGTGCACGGGCAGCCGATCCGGGCCGGTGACTACGTGGTGGTGGCCCTGCAGTCGGGCAACCGGGATCCGGGGCTGCACGCCGACGGCGACACCTTCGACGTGGCCCGCAAGCCCGGCCCGCACCTGGGTTTCGGGCACGGCGCGCACGCGTGCGTGGGCCAGCAGATCGCCCGCCTGGAGCTGACCGCGGTGCTGCGGGCGCTGGCCCGGCGGGTTCCCGCGCTGCACCCGGCCGTGCCGTTGGAGCAGCTGGAGTGGAAGAAGGACTCCGTCGTACGGGGGCCGGTCGAGCTGCCGGTGAGGTGGTCGTGA